TTTGACTTAAGAAATTCATATTTCACTAAGCTTCAAAAACTTTCATTCAAATACCATGATACTCAACACACCGGAGACCTAATCACCAAAGGAATCATAGATATTGAAGGAAGTCGAATGTTTGTAAATACTGGCGTTTTAAGGTTGGTTTTTCTTACTGTTTTTATTTTAACTGGTGCATATTTAGTGATTTCAGTTGATTTTGCATTGGGATTACTTTCTTTATCTTTCGTACCTTTTGTAGCATTTTTTTCATCTTATTCAAGAATTGTACTTAGAAAAAATTGGTATCGTTTGCAAGAGCAGTTAGGTGTACTAACAAGAGTTATGGATGAAAATTTATCAGGTGTAAGATTAGTAAGATCATTTATGAAGCAGAAATATGAATTAGAAAAATTTAATCTTGCTTCAGATATAGTCAAAAAAACAACTTTTAAGCAGATAATAATAAGAAGCTTTTCAATATCTTTGAATACTTTTTCTTTCCTAGTATCTATGAGTCTTTTGGTTTATTTTGGATCGGTTGCTGTAATTGAATCAAGAATAACTTTAGGAGAATTGACTTCTTTGATTGCATTTATGAGTATTTTACAAGGTCCTGTCAGGCAAATAGGAATGACTGTAAATTCATTCTCTAGAGCTTCAGCTACCTCCACTAGATTATTTGAAACTTTAGACCAAAATGAAGATATATCTAATCAAGAAGATATTAGCTTTAAGGAACCTGTAAAGCAAATTGAAATAAAAAACCTTTCATTTTCATACGGATCTAAAGAAGTACTAAGTGATATAAATTTTTTCTCAAATCCTAATCATTCGATTGGTATTGTTGGCCCCCCTGGTTCAGGTAAGACAACTCTTTCTAGGCTTTTACCTAGATTTTATCATCCAAATCAAGGTAAGATTTTATTAAATGGTAAAAATATTTCCACACTAAATCTTAATGATCTAAGAAAAGCAGTTAATTTAGTAGATCAAGATAATTTTTTATTTTCTGATACTTTTACTGAAAATATTCGATATGGAGACCCTAATGCAAAGAAAGAAAAAGTTGATTTATCAACAAATAAAGCGCAAATTTCAAGTCATATAGAAACCCTCCCAGAAAAATTTGATACTTTGATTGGCGAAAGAGGTGTTCAACTTTCTGGTGGACAAAGACAAAGGCTTTCTGTGTCACGAACTTTACTTTTTGATTCCAAAGTTGTTATATTTGATGATTCTACTTCTGCAATTGATAGTCAAACAGAAAAAAAAATCAGAGATGAGATGCAATCATTAGGCTCTGGAATTTCTTTGATA
This sequence is a window from Dehalococcoidia bacterium. Protein-coding genes within it:
- a CDS encoding ABC transporter ATP-binding protein/permease yields the protein MKNEPISYTKIMFLSPNLIRIIKIPLKNNKFDLVISFISILFAAALQMSIPYYLGSSIDKSLDASSSSELSLAPFIEIGLLVFLLSLARGIFSYFHVYLGEKIGQYLAFDLRNSYFTKLQKLSFKYHDTQHTGDLITKGIIDIEGSRMFVNTGVLRLVFLTVFILTGAYLVISVDFALGLLSLSFVPFVAFFSSYSRIVLRKNWYRLQEQLGVLTRVMDENLSGVRLVRSFMKQKYELEKFNLASDIVKKTTFKQIIIRSFSISLNTFSFLVSMSLLVYFGSVAVIESRITLGELTSLIAFMSILQGPVRQIGMTVNSFSRASATSTRLFETLDQNEDISNQEDISFKEPVKQIEIKNLSFSYGSKEVLSDINFFSNPNHSIGIVGPPGSGKTTLSRLLPRFYHPNQGKILLNGKNISTLNLNDLRKAVNLVDQDNFLFSDTFTENIRYGDPNAKKEKVDLSTNKAQISSHIETLPEKFDTLIGERGVQLSGGQRQRLSVSRTLLFDSKVVIFDDSTSAIDSQTEKKIRDEMQSLGSGISLIVVAHRISSVMNLDEILYLNNGRIIERGTHSELIKLKGRYCELYNMQINPEKVIN